From a single Glycine soja cultivar W05 chromosome 19, ASM419377v2, whole genome shotgun sequence genomic region:
- the LOC114399918 gene encoding protein PHYTOCHROME KINASE SUBSTRATE 4-like yields the protein MERAIPTNLNPKSSPTFKDRSVSFSSPHHLTPDQPNKSEPPHAMMMRPNDGLRTLDHDPITSELSTFGAHRYFNQGTNNNNDNTIQKATINSNSRVSPLLNMDTEHKHNNQVQEQGDITKSTRSFSYSASSSVGGKNGNHNMINNNNNYKAHSFHVATPTPPPPSSSSSKSTLSNKAGLLFQHPERSKISVKAPQTSSNLTEKLKTSLSKPIWLLRRKCPCNDKKSVQVKGNTNTNTNKNKTKNSPKAKTPPPQPKTLSHNQIHKDSLNYKAPPPPSSSSNKEVKAQRLFQFQPSMNQLRKPSREGFNFPLFLATNNSTNPTKSHHHHHHQVLLNVVNEEDTIPRESLHVFQPPSPPKSRAMDDDAASDASSDLFEIESFSTQTTTTLPYPIITPSITQCHESTDHEFFFATDAGGSLWRRRLRDTEVLPPL from the coding sequence ATGGAAAGAGCAATTCCCACCAACCTGAATCCAAAGTCATCACCCACCTTTAAAGATAGAAGTgtatctttttcttctcctcatCATCTCACACCTGATCAACCAAACAAATCTGAACCACCCCATGCTATGATGATGAGGCCTAATGATGGACTTAGAACTCTAGACCATGATCCTATTACTTCTGAGCTTAGCACTTTTGGTGCACACAGGTACTTCAACCAAGGGACCAACAATAATAATGACAACACCATCCAAAAAGCGACCATCAATAGCAACAGCAGAGTCTCCCCCCTGCTCAACATGGACACAGAACACAAACACAATAATCAAGTTCAAGAGCAAGGTGACATCACAAAGTCCACAAGGTCATTCTCCTATTCTGCTTCATCATCAGTTGGTGGTAAGAATGGTAACCACAACatgatcaacaacaacaacaactacaaAGCTCATTCATTTCATGTTGCAACtccaacaccaccaccaccttcttcttcttcttccaaatcCACTTTAAGCAACAAAGCTGGTTTGTTATTTCAACACCCTGAAAGAAGTAAAATATCAGTTAAAGCTCCTCAAACCTCCTCCAATCTCACAGAGAAACTCAAAACTTCCTTGTCAAAACCCATTTGGcttttaagaagaaaatgcCCTTGCAATGATAAAAAGTCAGTGCAAGTCAAaggaaacacaaacacaaatacaaacaaaaacaaaaccaaaaactcCCCAAAAGCCAAAACTCCACCCCCACAACCTAAAACCCTTTCACACAACCAAATCCACAAAGATTCCTTGAATTACAaggcaccaccaccaccatcatcatcatccaacAAGGAAGTGAAGGCTCAAAGGTTGTTCCAATTCCAACCTTCCATGAATCAACTTAGAAAACCCTCAAGAGAAGGCTTCAATTTCCCTTTGTTCTTGGCAACAAACAACTCCACCAACCCCACAAAatcccatcatcatcatcatcatcaagttCTTCTCAACGTGGTTAATGAAGAGGACACAATCCCACGTGAGTCCTTGCACGTGTTCCAACCTCCAAGCCCCCCCAAGTCACGTGCCATGGATGATGATGCAGCTAGTGATGCAAGTTCTGATCTTTTTGAGATTGAAAGTTTCTCCACTCAAACTACTACTACACTTCCATACCCCATTATTACACCCTCCATTACCCAGTGCCATGAATCCACCGACCACGAGTTCTTCTTCGCCACTGACGCCGGCGGCAGCCTGTGGCGGCGGCGGCTGAGGGATACGGAGGTGCTGCCACCACTTTGA